A genomic region of Mus musculus strain C57BL/6J chromosome 7, GRCm38.p6 C57BL/6J contains the following coding sequences:
- the Tlnrd1 gene encoding talin rod domain-containing protein 1, which yields MASGSAGKPTGEAASPAPGSAVGGASSQPRKRLVSICDHCKGKMQLVADLLLLSSEARPVLFEGPASPGAGAESFEQCRDTIIARTKGLSILTHDVQSQLNMGRFGEAGDSLVELGDLVVSLTECSAHAAYLAAVATPGAQPAQPGLVDRYRVTRCRHEVEQGCAVLRATPLADMTPQLLLEVSQGLSRNLKFLTDACALASDKSRDRFSREQFKLGVKCMSTSASALLACVREVKAAPSELARSRCALFSGPLVQAVSALVGFATEPQFLGRAAAVSTEGKAVQTAILGGAMSVVSACVLLTQCLRDLAQHPDGSAKMSDHRERLRNSACAVSEGCTLLSQALRERSSPRTLPPVNSNSVN from the coding sequence ATGGCTAGCGGCAGCGCCGGGAAGCCCACTGGCGAGGCGGCTTCTCCGGCTCCTGGGAGCGCCGTCGGCGGGGCCAGCTCGCAGCCGCGGAAGAGGCTGGTATCTATCTGTGATCACTGCAAGGGCAAGATGCAGCTGGTGGCCGACCTGCTGCTGCTGTCTAGCGAGGCGCGGCCGGTGCTCTTCGAAGGCCCCGCCTCCCCTGGCGCTGGTGCGGAGTCCTTCGAGCAGTGCCGGGACACCATCATCGCGCGCACTAAGGGGCTGTCCATCCTCACCCACGACGTGCAGAGCCAGCTCAACATGGGCCGCTTCGGAGAGGCGGGAGACAGTCTTGTGGAACTGGGCGACTTGGTGGTGTCGCTGACCGAGTGTTCTGCACATGCGGCCTACCTGGCAGCCGTGGCCACACCGGGCGCTCAACCTGCACAGCCAGGCCTTGTGGACCGCTACCGTGTGACACGCTGCCGCCACGAGGTAGAAcaaggctgtgctgtgctgcgAGCCACCCCACTGGCGGACATGACCCCACAGCTGTTGCTGGAGGTGTCGCAGGGCCTGTCTCGAAACCTCAAGTTCCTGACGGATGCGTGCGCCCTGGCCAGTGACAAGTCACGGGACCGCTTCTCTCGCGAACAGTTCAAGCTGGGCGTCAAGTGCATGAGCACAAGTGCATCCGCGCTGTTAGCATGCGTACGCGAAGTGAAGGCGGCACCCAGCGAGCTGGCCCGCAGTCGTTGCGCGCTCTTCAGTGGGCCCTTGGTGCAGGCGGTGAGCGCTTTGGTGGGCTTTGCCACCGAGCCTCAATTCCTGGGTCGCGCAGCTGCCGTGAGCACTGAGGGCAAGGCGGTGCAGACCGCCATCCTGGGAGGTGCCATGAGTGTGGTGTCGGCCTGCGTGCTCTTGACCCAGTGCCTCAGGGATCTGGCGCAGCACCCAGATGGGAGCGCCAAGATGTCGGACCACAGGGAGAGGCTGAGGAACTCGGCCTGCGCCGTGTCTGAAGGCTGCACCCTGCTATCTCAGGCTTTAAGGGAAAGGTCTTCACCCAGGACTTTACCGCCAGTGAATTCCAATTCTGTGAATTAG